The stretch of DNA AAGGACAAATGGCGAGACTGAAGTGATTCGTTAGGCCCAGTAAGGTGAAGCGGAATGAGACGGAAGTCGGTGCGTAACCGGGGATGGCTGATTGCCTTGCAACGGATCAGGTCCCATCTGATGATTCCTGTAGCGTAAAACCTGTTCCGATCCCGGATAGGTCACTCCATGAGGCTTTTCTTGACTTTCTGCTCAATGGATAAGACACCGCCGGCCTCGATTTGATTGAGCTTCTGCATGTGAGATCGGCCCTCGAAAATGGCTCCCTCGGAGACGACGAGCTTGGCCGTCCGGATATCCCCTTCCACAACCGCTTTTGCCTTTATCTCCGTAATCTCCGAAGATTCGATATTCCCCTCGATCTTTCCGTATACGATCGTA from Syntrophorhabdaceae bacterium encodes:
- a CDS encoding polymer-forming cytoskeletal protein translates to MIFRKKEPSLEVIVGAESGIKGDLTTKGAVKFDGVIDGCIRADWLIVGETGMIRGDVSARGTIVYGKIEGNIESSEITEIKAKAVVEGDIRTAKLVVSEGAIFEGRSHMQKLNQIEAGGVLSIEQKVKKSLME